CGGTCCCGCACGTCCTCCGCACGTCCATGTATTTCGACAGGGAGGTGCATGACGCTCTCCGAGAGATCGCCTTCCGGGAGCGCCTGAACGTCTCCGATCTGGTGAACGAGGGCCTGGACGCGGTGTTTAAGGCCCGCGGCTACCCGTCCGTTTCCAAGCTCAAGGATCGGGGAGCGAAGCGGCGGAAGGGGGACAGGGTGCGATGATGTTGAGACGTGGGTGCGTCACAGCATAATAGCGTCAGGGAGCCCCACGCAGGCCGTGGAGGGCCGTGAGGGCACCGCAGGGTGAAGCCTACCGTTTCCCAGGCTCCCGTATCGTCGGGCGCTTGGAAGGCAGTAGGCCGATGAGCCTCGCAGTCTGCTTCGGTGGTCGTGGCTGCCAGGAAGGCGTGCCCGAGAGCTGTCCTCGTCACTGTGAAGACGGTGGAGATACCGCCCCAACCGCCTCCCGGCGCCAGCATCCCAAGCCGAGCCAGGTTCCATAGGGAGACTTCGACATTCGGGCGGAGCTTGCCGGGCTTGCCGCTGCGCTGCTGATCGGCGGTGACGTGGTGCTCGGGAAGGCCGTTGGTGCAGACGGTCTCAAAGCCCCTCGAGGCTTCGGAGATCGGACAGCCATAGAGCGCTAGGAGCATCTTTGCATCGAGCGGTTCTAGCTCTCTCAGAGTTCGTCCGAAAACATACAATTAGTCACATTTCGCAGCAATTGCACGAGAGCCTCAAGTGCATGCCTTCAACATGCCAAATACTTATCCAACGGACGCTCAGAGTATCTGCTATATGGATAAATTATTCGACTGAGCTGCACGACAGGCAAGATGAGCATTGCTCAACATCACTTGATTGAAGAGGAGACCTGAAACGATTTCAACAAATTTATCAAGCGGTGGTGCATTTGAGGAAAATCGTCGATATAATCTTCACTGAAAGCATATTGAAGAGCTGCTCTTTCGCCAACGTTGACGTTGACTGCACAGTAAGGGCTCCATTTCCAGAAACCTCCATTTGGTAGAGGCATTCCCTTCTCAGGGTGACAAGCGACATAAACAAGCCCGTCCTCAGTTGGACACATCAGACTCTCATTTCCTGCAATGGCATACCCCTGGTATTTCTTGCATCCATTTTGCATGAGCTCGAATCGATCAGGATCAAGGTATTTAAATCCACCTCTCCGCTCTCCATTCCTCTCCCTTGCATCCTGAAATTCCTTCATTTGCAGTGAGTCTTTAATTGCATGCTCAAATGACTGCTGAGCAGTTACGAGACTATGTCCATACTCGAAAAGTATATGAACTTCTTTGTGCCATCCAGTCCCACGTCCCCAGTTTACACTTTCATTTGGATCTGAAGATGCAGGATCGATGTTTGGAGCGATGACACTAAACCCAAACGCTGCTCGGTCTTTCATTGCGTCATATTTTTGCACCCACATTCTATACGTCTGAACCGGAAGATGATAGCGTACGTTGCCGAAATATACATCTGTGAATACTTTACTTTGTGTTGAACTTCGATTTTGAGTAGCAATCGTAGAGACGACGGCTATGCTGAGAAAGATTTTGCGTAAATTAAACATTCTCAGCCCCAACTTTGCAGTGCGCGTTCAGCCCTTATTGCTATGCGTCCGTTAATACCTGCTTGCCGATCACAATCAGCGCTCGCATCTGCGCAGTGATCAGTTCACAATCGATAGCTTGAGGTTCTGTCCGATAAGGGAATCCTAAGTTGAATAGTTGGGGCTGCGGTGATTCCAGGAGGGTGCTGAAACACGGTCTGGAACCGCCATGTGGACCCCGGCCATTGCCAAGGCCTTTGCCGACGCGGGCTACGCTGGCGACAAGCCGGCCAGCGCCACGCTCATCGCTGTCGAGATCGTCCGCAAACCGCCTGGGCAGGTCGGCTTCGTGGTCCATCCCCGGCGATGGGGTGGTCGAGCGCTACTTCGCCTGGATCAGCCGCAATCGGCGGCTCTGGAAGGACCCGGAGGCGACCATCGCTTCCGCAAAGGCTTTCCTCTACGCCGCGTCCGTCATGATGCTGCTACGGCGCATCGGTTGCGCAGCCTGACTTCCCGGACGGACTCTCAGGTGTGAAAGCTGAGAGCCGCCTGATTGTGAACGAGCTGCGCCTTACTAACCCCCGCGAGGCGGATCGTGTCCCCTGTCGTTGGGTCAGTGATTACGGCAGCCCCGCCTACGTTGGAGGTATTATGAAGCACCTCGGCGATGCTGTTATGAAAGTCGCCCCCTGCTAGGCTCAGCGTATCGTGGTCTTCTCCGTTGACGCGGAACTGACGTATCAGGTCCGAACCAAAACCGGAGTTGAAGACGAACGTGTTCTCTGGCGCTCCATGGTTCAGGAACGTATCTTCGTAAGAGGAACTGAAGGTCTGCCCACCAGTGAGTACGTTGACGGCCCGAGAACCGTCCTCACGGAAGTATGTAGACGATAGAACAGAGCTACCATCGCTATTATAAATATTCTGCTCTGCTGTATATCGCTTACCTGTAATGCCCCCTGTAAGATCAAACTGTGCCGGCACAAGAGCACCATACGAGAACGAGCCGTCTATTATCTGCGCCCTGATGAACGACTGTGTTTCTATCTGACTTGTTCCTAGATTGTCTACAAATGTATATGATTCGTCCGAACTCGGCACAGCCGATCCGAGACTAAATGTTGAGCCATATACATTTGCACTAAACTGTACTGAATTTACGCCATAGTAGCTATATGCTTTACCGCTTACCGCAAATGTGCCATTACCCTCGTACACAACATCTGGATCTATGGATAGAGTTTCTACCGGAGCAGTAGAGGTATCTGTGACCGGAACTCGATAAACTGTACTAGGGATAGATGAATTGCTGATTACAGTCAATGTAAGATCAGTGTTGAGAGTTTGTCCTGGGATGGCGTTGATAGGCGTAAAGATAATTGAGCGTAGATCATCTGTAATCTGTGAGGCGGTTCCTGTGAGCGTATTGTTTGGGCCAAGACCCTCTCCTGAAAGAGTTCCTTGCCCATCGGATCTTATGCCAATGTAGAGGGTATCGATAGCGTCAGGAGTAGGATCAAATACAGTTACGGTTGTAAACGGCGCGATAGGAGCTTCGTCTATTGTGCTCTGCCTATCAATAATACCATCGATATATGGCGGGAGCGGCCCGAACAGTAGCGACATAAGATCCTCCAAACAACCGTCATTCTTGGTCCTCGTCATCCTAACGCCGTGCGACCTGAGCTGAAATAGGAATATGGTGTTCTGGGTAGGTTGGGAACCCTGCGGAAAGGCGAGGGGGCGCCAAGGATACAGGGTGCCTTGGCGCTCCAGAGAGACCTAAGGCCGCCCTACCAGACCCGGCCCGGCCCAATGAGGTTCCGCCTCACGGCCTCCTCTACGGACAGCACCTCGGGAGACTCGGGGAACTGTAGCCGGAGCTGGTCCCCGAACCACCCGAAGGCGAAGCCGTGGCGATGGGCGAGGTCCGCCACGTTGACCTTCACGGCCTCGACCTCGAAGCGGATCGCGGCCTCGGCGGCGCACTCGGAGGGCGTGGGAAGGGCGTCGAACGCATCGACACCCTCGCCACGGTCCATCCTCGCCTTCCGCTGGGCGAGCCGATAGGCCCGCTCCCGGCTGTTGAGGTGGTCGAGGTCCGTCACCTCGGGGCCACCTTGGCGAGGCCCTGGCGCATGGCGACCGCGAACGGCACCTGTCCCAGGCCGGGGATGTTGAGGAGCACGGTCTTGCCGCTGAGAGAGGCTGTCACGCCGCCTTCGAACCGGAGCCCCATAGCCGCCGCGGGGTTATGAGCCGCGAGGCTTTCCAGGTAGCGCGCCACGGCTCCTGCGTAGGGTTTCGTGCTGCGAGTGGCGATGTGCTCTCGGATGGCGGCGCCCGTCACCTTGAACCCCGCATCCGTGTTCGCCCACTCGGTAAACGTCTCCGGGGTCACGCCCGCCTGCCGGATCGCGGCATGGGCCTGGGTCATAAAGGCGCCCCGCATGGTGTCGATCTGCCGGGACATGGTGGCGGGATCGGTGCCAGCCTGCCGGGCCAGGTCTCCGATGGTCCGGGAGGAGATGTCGCCCGTGGTGGTCCACTCGTGGAGGGCGAAGGACTGCGTGGCGCTCTCGGTGGACTGCGTGAAGTGCTGGTAAGCAGCCTCGGAGTTCGCGTCGAGCTGTTCCGGGCCGACCGTGGGGGCCTTCTCGGCAGGCTCGCCAGCCATGATACGGGCCTTCTCGGCCTCGGCCTTCTCCGACATCCGGGCAGCCGGGCCGGGCTCATAGAGACCCGTGGCGGCGTTCTTCACGAGATAGCCGAGGCGTTCCGCGTTGGCCGCCGTGGTCTGCATCCCGTCGCACATGACGAGGCTCGTGGGCGTGATCGCGCTGGCCGCGATGGGGGAGCCCATGGCGCTCGTGGCGGACCCGAGGATGCCCACATGGCCGTTGCCGAGGTCAGCCGTGTTCATGCTGGTCGGAGCGTTGTCGGAGTAGGTGGCGACACCATCCCGGAAGGTGACGGTGGAGCCGTAGCCCGAGGAGCCGAAGCCCGAGCGGGCCACCGGGGAGGTATCGGCCGGGGCAGCCTCGACGGGAGCGGTCGGGATAGAAAGGGCGACGTGGAAAGGGTTCATGGTGGGGGTTCCTTAGTGGGTGCGGGTGGCGGCGAAGGCCGAGCGGATGAGTTCCCAGCGGGTGAGGTCGGCCCGCGTCATGCGGAGCGTGCGACCACCTGGGGCGAAGTTGTCGGGTTCGAGGGAGGCCGAGAGGCAGCCCTGAACGAAGGCGGCATCGGCAGCCGTGAGGGACCCCGCGAGCATGAGCCGGGAGTCCATCTCGAAGTTGTCGGCGCTGTGCCCGTAGCGGTTCAGCGAAGGGGCTAGGAGCGAGTCCAACGCACGGGGCTGGTGATCCTGGGGGTCAAGGTCGGGATGGGCGTGGTAGGTCACGCTGCGGCCTCCGGCAGGGGGATGGAGAGAGCCGCGCGGCGCTCGTGAGCGTACCGCATGGCGAGGAACAGGCCGCGGATGTCGCGCCACGTCCGCCATTGGCTGTCCGTCATCACGACCGCGTGGCCGATGATGTCCTCCGGCCGGATGGTGATGCGGCGGGCGAGAGCCCGTTCAAGAAACTCCCTCTGACGCTCCCGCAGCAACGGGACCGGACTGGAGAGCATCACGCATGTGTCCGTGACGAAGTTGAGAGCGTGGTGACCCTCGACGTGAAGTTCCGGGGCCACGATACCGTCAACGGTGCGCTCTCTCGGCCGGTTGTTGGGGTTTGTTACTTTTCCATGGTGCATGGTGATAGTGCCCTTGTAGGGACGCGCAACATCGACCCGGCTAGCGACTAGCCAAGGGGACAGGATGTGCAGCGATGTGGTGGGGGATGGGTGAGGCGAGACCGGCTAGGGTCCGCTTTGGAGCTAGCGCGTCATGGCGTGGTGGTGCTAAGGCGCTGTGACGCTACAGCGTGGATGCGCGGTGATGGACGTAGGAGCCCCTAGGAAGGCCCTGGAAGGCGATCCTGCCGGTTATGCTACGGATGCCGCCCCGGTTCCGAGATCACCGCCAGTGACTCCCGCACGGGCCTTGCCGTCGCTTCTACGGATGCCGCCCGTCCCACCCTTGCGATAGTAGAGGTTGGACCGGCGGAGGTTCGTGAGGTCCCCATCGGCGACCTCGACCATGGACTCCTTGCGGTCCCCCATGATGATGCGGGCGACCACATAGACCCGCTTGTCCCGCTTGGACTTGAACAGGACGTGCCCGGCGTGGCGGACGGCCTTGTTCCGGTAGAAGGCGGAGAAGCCGTGCGCCGTGATGAGGGCGAGCCAGTCCTCGACGTAGAGGGTGGCGGTGTCCTGGGAATTGAGGATGGAGACGGAGACGACGACACGGCCGTTCCGATCCTTGCTGGAGATGATGGACGGCCGAGAGCCGCCCGGCGAGCTGCGGGAGTGCATGGTGCTGGGGTTCCTTGCTGGGGGCCGCTACGGGGTGCGGCAGGGGACGTGAGAGAGGGCCACGAGGGCGCGGCCGAGCGACCACCCGGTAGAGGAGCCTTGGGGCGGGTCGTGGTGGTGAGACGGCGCGATGGTGCCAGGAATGCTGACACCTTGGCCTCCATGGCCGGCGGACATACGGGCCGAACATATGCCCACGTCACAGGAGCCCTTCGGCGGGCCGTGAGGGGGCATCAGGCGGAGAGGCTAGGCCAATGGCCGAGCTGGGCTAGACCCTCGTGGGTGAACCCGAGGGGCACGGCTGGCACGGGAGGCGGATGGAGCGGATACCCTTCATCGGATGAAGGGTGAGCCGTGGAGGTGAACCCGAGGGGCACACGGCGAAAGCGAATAGACCGTGAACGCCCGACCTCACGCGCAAGCCCGGAACCCAGCGAGGTCGAACCATGGCTAGTCGCTAGCCCGAAGGTCAACAGCACAGGGGAACCATAGCAGGGAGGCGGATGATGGTGTCGGATAACAGATGACCTAGCGAGTACCGCAAGGGGACTACAGGAGACCTAATGGTTTTTCTTAGTCTGTATCACCTTCATCTTACCCTCTATGGTTCACCTCTACTGTTCACCTTAATATACCCCCCTCCCCATGATCCTTGGGGGTCTCCTAGGCCGGAGGCCGTGATGGGGAGGTCTCTGGCGAAGCCCCCAGAAAGCGCCTGGTTATCCTATAGGTGGCTCCAAACGTATTCCGGAGCATGGCACCCGTGTAACGTGCATCACCGCTTTGGAAATGCCGCGGTATTTCCTAGGGTCGGGGCTAATTGTGGGTAGACAAAATGCCATAGTCCACAACCCCGCTAGCTGCGGTAATTCTGGCCTGCTTATCCTAGAGTCACGGGTAATCGACATGGCCCTAGGATTACTTAGGAGCCTCTTGGAGCGGATTCTCTGTTTTCGGCTAGGGCAGTGACCCCGAACCCTCAAACGCCCGTCTACGGCCTTCCTACGCAATCCTCCGACCCATTCTTGTCCCTACAACGGAGAAGCCCCCGAGGCCGGCTAAGGCACCCGAGGGCTGGGGAAGGGTGAACCGGGAGGACCTGCCGAGCTACCAGCCCCGAGCCTCCCGCAACGTAGTGGCCCTGGCATTGTCGAGTTGCCACCCGGCCCCGTGGTTCGTCAGCGGTCACCCCCTGTCCACCTGAACGGCCCCCGAAAGGGCCTGTATCCGATACCGCCCCTCACGCCTGGGCAGTCTCGGCCTGCCGTTTGGCGATCTTCGCCACGGTGGCCCTGCCGCACCCCGTAGCGGCTTGGATTTGGCTGTAGGAGCGGCCATCCCGGAGCATGGCGGCGATCCCCTCGTTCCGGGCCACGTCCTCCTGCCGGCCCTTGTAGACCCCCTCGGCCTTCGCCTTGGCTTGCCCCTGGGCCTGCCGGCGCCGCCTGTCGTCGTAGTCCTTCCGGGCCACCGCGGCGAGCACGTCCAACAGCATGGCGTTGATCGCGCCGAACATGCGGGCCGTGAAATCGTCTTGCGGCCCCGTCAGGGTCCACGAGGTCGGGAGGTCGAGGGCCACGATGCGGACCTGTCGCGCTTCGATCTCGGCCCGGAGCTTGCGCCAGTCGCCTTCCGTGAGCCGGGACAGGCGGTCCACCTGTTCGATGAGGAGCACGTCCCCAGGCCGGCAGTCGGAGAGGAGCCGGAACAGCTCGGGGCGGGCCAGCTTCGCGCCGCTCTCGTTCTCGACGTAGGTTGCCGCGATGGTGAGGCCACGGTCTGCGGCGAAGGTGTCGAGCTGGGCACGGGCGCGGGTGGCGTCCTGTTCCGAGGTCGAGGCCCGGAGGTAGGCGCGGACGAACATGGGAAGCACCGAAGTTCCGTTAGGATGGTTCAGTGATAGTCGGTTCCGTTTGGATGGTCAAGCGCCCATCCTGAACCACCCCGGGGCCTAGTTCCGTGGGGGCATACCCATAGAGAACCGGCTGAGTAGGTATCGGCATCGAGGAACTTGGTCTCCGAGCTTATCTTCGGTGCCTAGATTATCCCTGTCTCATGTGCGAAGCGTTCAGGCCGGCGTGGCGGAGGCAACTAGGTGTCAGTTCACGGATCAGAACCTGTCCAGATTAAACTGCTCGTAAACATCACGCTCGGGATCGTTTTCGGATGCGTTGGCCTAAACGCTTTCATAAACGGCTATTTTGACCTGGGTAAGAGTAAGGTGACTAGATATTATCGTGGTAAGCGACCATTTATATTCTGGTCTCTCGTTATTGGATGTCTTCTGTTTTCGCTAAGCTGCGCTTTTTCTGTCAGTGCATTTTCACACTAACAAGCCATATTATTGCCTCGTAAAATAGATAAAATTGATCTCCTTGCCTATATTATTACTTCGGTACCGAGCATAATGAGCGGCTTACTTAATCTTATCCAAAGCGAACAGGGGAGAAGGTGAACGGAGGAAAGCATCGGACGGTGGATGAACACTCCGAGAAGTGACAATCTCGTCTGAAACGGAGATTGCACATGCTCAGTGTCCCTGCCTTCCTAACGTTCTACGCTGCCGTTCTCGCCCTTCAGATCGCCCCAGGGCCAGACATGATGCTCGTCATTGGGCGTGGCGTCGGCCAGGGCCGGAGGGTAGCCCTGCTCACCGCTGCGGGAACGACGCTCATCGCTGCGCTGGTGCAGCTTCCACTCTTGGCATTCGGCGTCGCCTCTCTCGTTCAGGCGTCGCCGGTGGCTTTCCAGGCTCTGCGGTGGGTCGGCGGTCTTTACCTCGTCTGGTTGGGCGTCAAGCTCCTGCTGAAGGCAGGACGGTCGGTCAGTGGCGACAGGACGGCGCCGCGAGCTGTCTCGGATTTCACGGCCTTGCGGGAGGGGGCAATCAGCAGCCTCACCAACCCGAAGTCGATGGTGTTCATGCTGGCCTTCTTGCCCCAGTTCGTCGATCCGTTGTTCGGTTGGCCGGTGACGGTTCAGTTGCTCATCCTCGGAACGGTGCAGAAGCTCTCAGGCTTCATGGTTATGGCAGCGGTAGCGCTTGGCGCAGGGACATTCGGGACGTGGCTCGCTCGTCGGCCGTCCTTGATCGCGTGGCAGGAGCGGTTCGCCGGCTTGGTGATGGTCGGGCTCGGCCTTCGCCTCGTCCTCAGCGGTGACGCCAGGGCAACACGGTAGAAAGCGGCTCTCGCATCGATCACGCAGGTTCGCTTGGGGTGTATTCATCCGAAACCATCTCTCACGCATGAGTCGGCCTGCCGGAAGGGTGTTCAACGGATGAAGCCCCCAGGCTCCACCAGGATGCCCCGTGCTGGCCCTGCCAAGGCCATGGGCGGCGATCTCGGGGCGGGAGGCTGTCACGGTGTCCCAGCCACTGGGCAGACTTCCACGGTTCTCGGAGACGTAACCACGTTACGGCGTATCAGCGCATTAGCGTGGGTATGCTATAGCGTTGCCTCTCCACGCGCCCCCGCACCCCGGCCTTCCCCGCTAGGATGCCCCGTGCTGCCCCTGCGGAGGCCGTGGACGGCAATCATGGGGATGGAAGCGGTTCGGGGTAGCAGAAACAGCCGAGTGGCCCTCTACAGCCTCTCCAGGCGATCCTAGGAACAATGCGGGTGCGCTGTGATGCTACGGAGTCGAAGCGTCGTGATGCGGGAGCGGGCCAGCACATGCCCCAGGCAGCCCCCCGAGAAGCCACGACAGGGTGCCCCGGAGGGCCGGCATTCCACCGCGCCCGGCCGCGCGATGATGCACGTTCATCCCGCCGCGGGTGCGCCCGCCATCACGCGCGCCTGTATCGCGTGCGGTCCGCGGCCGGGCACGGGGGGGGAACGCCCACGCGACGATCTATCAATGCCCGCTCGCATGGCTGGCCCAAAACAAAACGACCCCCTGCCCTAGCGCAGCGAAAGTAGCGTAGGTGGCGTGGACAAATTAGCGGTGCTGAGAGAACAGATCACGCTGAGCTTGACTGATCGCGCTATCAGCCCAATCCACCTCGCGCTTCGAGGGCGGTATATGCGGCCGTCGATGTTCATTATCGTAGAACAAGGTTCCGTGTACCCCGACTGCGTCGCGCTTCAGAATTGGGCGGTCCCAAACAGGCGTCAGCACGGAACCGGCGGCCTCTTCGCCAATTCGTTCGACCAAATCTTCGATCAGCTCAATGTCGCGCCCGTTCGGGAAGATCACAGCGAACTCCTCGTCTGTGGCCTGGAACACGCTGAAGGTCGCGTTCGCAGCGCCGTCGATAATCTGGATATTCTTCATGGACGGCGATCTTGCACCCGGTTGGAGCGTGACGGCAACCGATCCTCGTTCACGCAAAGCGGGAGGACTGATTCAAGCCTGCTTTTTGGAGATAGGCTTGAGCCGGGGCGACCCCTTCACCCGTTCCGCCACTACAGCCTTCCGGGGCACCTCCCGCGGCACATAGGGAACCCGCTCGGCGGCAGGCTGGGCCGGGGGAAGCCCCGCCAGGGTTCTCCAATCGACCTTCGGGGGCTTCGGAGGCTTCACGTTCACGGGAGCATAGGTGGCCTCGCTTCCGACACCCGGTACCTTCCTGCGGTCCCGATAGGGCTCCCGGCAGGCGAGACAGGTACGGGGAGGCCTTCCGGCACCCGACCGGCGCTCTACGGGCTTCCCGCATGGGCACAGCAACAGCTCACTCGGCATGGTGGATTCTTTCGACGTGGGCCGGTTGGCCCTATCGAGGGTCCTGGCGGCGCCGTGGATGGATGAATGGGCGGGAGG
This portion of the Lichenibacterium dinghuense genome encodes:
- a CDS encoding ribbon-helix-helix domain-containing protein, with the protein product VPHVLRTSMYFDREVHDALREIAFRERLNVSDLVNEGLDAVFKARGYPSVSKLKDRGAKRRKGDRVR
- a CDS encoding LysE family translocator encodes the protein MLSVPAFLTFYAAVLALQIAPGPDMMLVIGRGVGQGRRVALLTAAGTTLIAALVQLPLLAFGVASLVQASPVAFQALRWVGGLYLVWLGVKLLLKAGRSVSGDRTAPRAVSDFTALREGAISSLTNPKSMVFMLAFLPQFVDPLFGWPVTVQLLILGTVQKLSGFMVMAAVALGAGTFGTWLARRPSLIAWQERFAGLVMVGLGLRLVLSGDARATR
- a CDS encoding recombinase family protein, translated to MFVRAYLRASTSEQDATRARAQLDTFAADRGLTIAATYVENESGAKLARPELFRLLSDCRPGDVLLIEQVDRLSRLTEGDWRKLRAEIEARQVRIVALDLPTSWTLTGPQDDFTARMFGAINAMLLDVLAAVARKDYDDRRRRQAQGQAKAKAEGVYKGRQEDVARNEGIAAMLRDGRSYSQIQAATGCGRATVAKIAKRQAETAQA